One genomic region from Kwoniella dejecticola CBS 10117 chromosome 1, complete sequence encodes:
- a CDS encoding pre-mRNA-splicing factor CEF1, with product MVRIIIKGGVWRNTEDEILKAAISKYGKNQWARISSLLVRKTPKQCKARWYEWLDPSIKKVEWSKTEDEKLLHLAKLMPTQWRTIAPIVGRTATQCLERYQKLLDDAEAKDNEELGLGDGENVDARPAADVRGLKPGEIDTDPETRAARPDPIDMDDDEKEMLSEARARLANTQGKKAKRKARERQLEEARRLAFLQKKRELKAAGINLRPKKKKNGMDYNADIPFEKQPAPGFYDVAEENAKVYAAPVGQSLRALEGKRKQELEELEEKKKRSKGNDGKSNQTAQFVQAREAQIKKLKEQEQIIRRRKLNLPMPQVGEQELEDIVKIGQAGELARELVGGEGSGSKATEGLLGEYQALSQARTARTPRTAPQEDNVLAEARNLRNMINAQTPLLGDENTPFHGGDAVGTGFEGATPRRGTAPTPNPLATPARGGVMATPRTVGGVGATPSRTPRDNLSINDRDSFYGETPRDEKRRLADARRALKAGFAALPKPENNFELAETEEDEEEEEEAVILSEEDAAERDRRLKAARELEERLELERRSSVVKQSLPRPINVNTYKILEELNSVEVDADSVMAAAFRLVNLEVAMLMKHDSIAHPLPGTSTPGGTASDYDMPEDNLVSAAKRAIHDELAGTLGLPGATDDQLKLAIGSSLLEDGGDDFEKIFSSSWSSSSIQNDLIFYPISRKYVEKSSLSPEELKECYIASVGLTKEKIINEATKASKAEKKLGKQLGGYQVINSKHKKQITDLMEEIQQSQRDLETFTMLRTLEEASAPARLEKIKEEVEVLERKERDLQARYAELNDERRERTSKIDQLEEDKLVLQAQAALDAQGGEDETEAEADGNDVQMNGD from the exons ATG GTgcgaatcatcatcaaaggtgGTGTCTGGAGGAACACAGAGGATGAGATATTGAAAGCAGCCATCTCAAAGTACGGAAAGAAT CAATGGGCTCGTATATCGTCTTTACTCGTCCGTAAAACCCCTAAACAATGTAAAGCAAGATGGTACGAATGGTTAGATCCTTCCATCAAGAAGGTCGAATGGTCAAAG ACGGAAGATGAAAAGCTATTACACCTCGCCAAGCTGATGCCTACTCAATGGCGTACAATAGCCCCTATAGTCGGACGTACAGCTACGCAGTGTCTCGAGCGATATCAGAAATTACTGGACGATGCAGAAGCGAAAGATAACGAGGAGCTCGGACTGGGTGATGGGGAAAACGTGGATGCTCGACCCGCGGCAGATGTTAGAGGGTTGAAACCTGGTGAAATTGATACCGATCCGGAGACCAGAGCTGCAAGGCCCGATCCGATAGATATGGACGacgacgagaaggagatgttATCGGAAGCTAGAGCTAGATTGGCGAATACTCAAGGTAAAAAGGCCAAGAGGAAAGCTAGGGAGAGACAGTTGGAAGAAGCACGAAGGCTGGCATTCTTgcagaagaaaagagagCTGAAGGCTGCTggaatcaa CTTGCGGcctaagaagaagaagaatggtatGGAT TACAATGCCGATATACCGTTCGAGAAACAACCTGCTCCTGGTTTCTACGATGTAGCTGAGGAAAATGCCAAAGTCTATGCTGCGCCTGTTGGACAATCACTACGAGCGTtagaaggaaagagaaagcaggagttggaagaattggaggaaaagaagaaaaggtcgAAGGGCAATGATGGAAAGAGCAATCAAACTGCTCAATTTGTCCAAGCAAGAGAAGCACAAATCAAAAAGCTGAAGGAACAGGAGCAGATAATCAGAAGGCGGAAATTGAATCTACCAATGCCTCAAGTAGGCGAACAAGAATTAGAGGATATCGTAAAGATCGGTCAAGCTGGTGAATTAGCTAGAGAGCTTGTCGGTGGCGAGGGATCCGGCAGTAAGGCCACTGAAGGATTGCTGGGCGAATACCAGGCCCTGAGCCAGGCTAGGACTGCTAGGACACCTAGAACAGCTCCTCAGGAAGATAACGTTTTGGCTGAAGCTCGAAATCTGCGAAATATGATCAATGCCCAGACTCCTCTATTGGGCGATGAGAACACACCTTTCCACGGTGGCGATGCGGTCGGCACTGGATTCGAAGGCGCAACTCCTCGCCGTGGTACAGCTCCCACTCCCAATCCTCTCGCTACACCCGCTCGAGGTGGCGTCATGGCTACCCCTCGAACAGTGGGCGGGGTCGGTGCGACGCCTTCACGAACACCTCGAGATAATCTCAGTATCAATGATAGGGACTCATTCTACGGTGAAACCCCTCGAGATGAAAAGCGACGTCTAGCAGATGCTCGACGAGCATTGAAGGCTGGATTCGCTGCTTTGCCCAAACCCGAGAACAATTTTGAGCTTGCCGAGactgaggaggatgaggaggaagaggaagaagcggtgatactctccgaagaagacgctGCTGAGCGGGATAGACGATTGAAGGCTGCACGAGAATTGGAGGAACGATTAGAGCTTGAGAGGCGAAGTTCGGTGGTCAAGCAGAGTCTACCTCGACCCATCAACGTCAACACGTACAAGATCCTAGAAGAGCTGAATTCTGTGGAAGTTGATGCCGATTCCGTCATGGCTGCTGCGTTTAGACTAGTCAACCTGGAGGTCGCTATGTTGATGAAGCACGACTCGATTGCTCATCCTTTACCTGGTACATCCACGCCCGGGGGTACGGCTTCGGACTACGATATGCCTGAGGACAACCTAGTCTCCGCAGCCAAACGAGCGATTCACGATGAGTTAGCGGGTACTTTAGGTCTGCCAGGCGCCACGGATGATCAACTCAAACTTGCAATCGGCTCTAGTCTGCTCGAAGATGGTGGAGAcgatttcgagaagatcttctcatcgagttggtcttcctcatcaatccAAAATGACTTGATCTTTTATCCGATCTCAAGGAAATACGTCGAGAAATCGAGTCTGTCACCTGAAGAATTGAAAGAATGTTATATCGCTTCAGTGGGATTAACGAAAGAGAAAATCATCAATGAAGCTACCAAAGCCTCgaaagccgagaagaagctggGCAAACAGTTGGGTGGATATCAAGTCATAAATAGCAAACACAAGAAACAAATAACCGACCTGATGGAGGAGATTCAACAATCTCAGAGGGATTTGGAGACTTTCACCATGCTTAGAACGCTAGAGGAAGCTTCCGCTCCTGCGCGattggagaagatcaaagaggaggTAGAAGTCTtagagaggaaagaaagggattTGCAAGCTCGTTATGCGGAATTGAATGATGAGCGAAGGGAGAGGACGAGCAAGATTGACCAG ctcgaggaagataagcTTGTCttgcaagctcaagctgcctTGGATGCGCAAGGTGGCGAGGACGAgaccgaagctgaagctgacggCAACGATGTGCAGATGAACGGAGATTAG